The Anolis sagrei isolate rAnoSag1 chromosome Y, rAnoSag1.mat, whole genome shotgun sequence genome contains a region encoding:
- the LOC137095317 gene encoding apolipoprotein C-II-like: MGLKLVATTLLLVVLCSEISSFRLQKREAQEEAQVLTQLQEAAKGYWDQVSNTTLGWFGQIKTLGFNQKLSDMYEKGTSAVGTYWNIISDQLYHHWHGDQ; encoded by the exons ATGGGTCTCAAACTGGTGGCCACAACACTCTTGTTAGTGGTCCTCTGCTCTG AAATCTCCAGCTTCCGCCTGCAGAAACGGGAAGCTCAAGAGGAGGCGCAAGTCCTGACCCAACTCCAGGAGGCAGCCAAAGGATACTGGGACCAGGTTTCCAATACGACCCTGGGCTGGTTCGGCCAAATCAAGACCCTTGGGTTTAATCAGAAGCTCAG cgACATGTACGAAAAGGGCACCTCGGCCGTGGGCACCTACTGGAACATCATCTCCGACCAACTCTATCACCATTGGCACGGCGATCAATAA
- the LOC132780145 gene encoding apolipoprotein C-I-like produces the protein MQIVLSVAVVLVALSVVAGTDEIPVANEPSLTQKLEKFQQEVQTFVDRVGEETKEAFRDIHHSEFSNKTRNWFSENFRKLKEKFRTLFPREEAN, from the exons ATGCAGATCGTACTTTCTGTTGCCGTGGTCCTCGTGGCACTGTCTGTTGTGGCAG GTACTGATGAAATCCCAGTTGCAAACGAACCCAGTTTGACTCAGAAACTGGAGAAATTCCAGCAGGAAGTCCAGACTTTTGTGGACCGCGTCGGCGAGGAAACCAAGGAGGCGTTCCGTGACATCCATCACAGCGAATTCAGCAACAAGACCAG GAACTGGTTCTCGGAAAACTTCCGGAAGCTGAAGGAGAAATTCAGGACCCTCTTTCCCAGAGAGGAAGCCAACTGA